A region of the Epinephelus fuscoguttatus linkage group LG13, E.fuscoguttatus.final_Chr_v1 genome:
ATCGCAGGAATGATCAACCACCATGTCACCAGCTGCACTTAAGATTTTAGTCCCAAATTCTCCCAAATTAGAATTTAAAGTTTGATCCAATACAGGAAAAATAATGACATCTGTCTAATTTTCTACGTTAGTAATGTTGCAGTTTTTGGCCTGATTTTAATAAATGGCAGTAATAATGTGAATGTGACGAATGCTTTACATTTTTACCAACTCCTATGAACCTATGTGTGCTACAACATGTTCTACCAGTGTGAAATATGACTCTAAATAGTCTCCGGCTGTGTTTTTCCAAGCCCTTTCAAAAAGTCCATGAGGATTCCTGGTTTCACTCTGAAAACATAACTTGAAAAATGATTATCACAAACACATAGCTTAGCAAAAAGTGTAATAGCTTGTATGTTGGCTACGAGTGGAGTGGAGTAGATGGCGTACGAGTATAATCTGTCGGCACATGTTTATAAATGGACAGCAAagaacacagagacaggaaaaaaaagtttttggataACTTTGATCACTTCTGTCTACAGTCACTTCAAGGTCCAgcatgtgtgtggatgtgtttatttctgcatcCAGCTTACTTCAAGCCTCTATGGCTAAGATTTCactggaggaaagaaaagaaagctaTGCCGGTGGTGAAAGCGCTGCCCTGCGAGAAGATCGGGCTGTTTGTGGCCTCTACTCTGGTTCTGTTGCACCGTGTTCTGCAGGAAAGCATCGGAACTGGTGGATTGGTTGTGTCAAAAAGTCTGAAGTTGGAGGCCGGACGAAGCCACAGCCCCTCcgtcctcccctccctctcaccAGGATCTCCGTCCCAACTCAAGAGCATCCACAACGGTCCACCACCATGGAGGGGATCTTGCCATAGATGATCTGCTCTTTTCGGTTAAAGTAGAGCATGTTGATGGGTGACATCTTGGTGGGGGTGCAGCAGGGGCCTGCGGTCCCTCTGGGATTGGCTTTGTTCACCAGGTGGGTGTGCGGGTACTTCTGCAAGTGCATGTACTCACACTCCCCAGAGCAATAGTTGGCCTTGTAGCGCTTTGGGGCAATAATCCAGTCCCAGCCAAAGTCTTCAAAGTCCACTGTGAGCGGATAGCGGCAGCACCGGGACTCTGGAGAGTTCTCGTCACAGTCCAGGCCTGAGTCTCTCCTGACACGCCTGGGGCCCTCTGAGATCTTCACCTCCATGAATGGTTGCTGAAACAACAGAGCGTGTGTGAATACTTTGAAAACAGCCGGTTTGCAAAAAGGCGGCAACGTTCAGTGTACATCTTTAAATCTGATGCCCTCGACCTTTGGCAGCTGGTTTTCAAACATGCCACAATAATATTATGAAACTTTGAGTTTTAAAGAAATTAAATCATCTGACGGTTGGTTAACCACAGCCAGTCTAGGTATTCTAATTGCCTCAGAGCCCAGTGCCAGTACTTGAGCCGTATGATAAGTGTTTGTCATTGatagcagcagtgtgtgtgtgtgtgtgtgtgtgtgtgtgtgtgtgtgtgtgtgcaggcaatTACTTTGATTTGCACAGTCACAGAATACTTTAAGGAATGTGGGGCAGGTGAACTTTTATGTAATCAAGCAATAAGATTTGAGGTTATTGTGGACTGGGCGTTTGTCCAAATGCAGGTGTGCGCCTGCATGGAGTCTGTGTTGATTAACAGctttcaaaagtcttaattCTTGATTTAACCACCTGCTGACTCTGCAAAGCCTCTCTGCACACTAAAACCTCTGGAAGTCCAAAGTTAAAACCTTTGGACAGTACAATAGAGAATTCAAAATGCTTTTACGAACCAAACTAGAAACTGCACCACTGGACATGATATTTGTTTCATACAGGATGGTCCAATTATTGTAATCTATTGTAAAAATGATCATATTGATTAGGACAGGCTGCCGCAGCAGTAAATGCTACCAATAGTATTCACTCCTGTATGTTTAGCCTACTAGTTATGACTTAAATTAAAAACTTGATCATAAGGTTTTAGTTTAATGTAAAATAAGGTTTCAGCTCACCAGTCCGTCCTCTCCAGGCTCTGCGGAGGTCACGGCCAAGTCATTTCCCCTTGAATCGAAGGCGTTAATCTCGATGCCCCAGTTGGTCTCCGGCTGCCGCAGCCACACAGTCAACACTTGTTTGACGTCTATACTTTGCCAAGAGCTGACCCCGGCATTCACGTCGATCTTCAGGGAGCGGATGCGTATGTGCCTGTTCCCGTCTGTGACCGGCATCAGGCGGGAGATTTGCAGGAACACAGTGGTCGCCTCGTCCGCCGGTCGCAGATGCACCCAGAGCTGAGCTCGGACTATTCGATTTGCTTGAAACTTttgagtgaaagaaaaaaagcagcacTTTGGTTCCCCATCCGCTTGGACGACGGACTCGGctggagacagacacacagagagaaaaagtttaATGACCACGTGCGATCTAAATTTACAGACAGATACACTGGTGTAAATCAACTTCCCTGGCAGATTTGAACTTTGGAAGTGGGCTAATAACGCTTTAATGACCACGCGCCCTGTCAAATGCACCACACCATAGACAGTTTTAAATCTTGGTAATGTTATTATATCCACATTTCCAATAGGCCTATAAAAGCCTGGCAAAGAAGCTACATGTTTTCAAAATAGAGCCCATCCATAGCGTCTCCCGTGCGCCCTGTCCCGTGCGTAAAAACCTATCTTGGAGACATTTGAGCGTGTTGTTTTCATCATGAACAAAGCGAAATAAAAACTTACGTTCAGTGGCCATCATCATTATCGTCTCTGTGGTAGCATGCTCATCGTCCTCCTCCATAACCACATCCTTGTTGTCATCTCCCAGCACGTCGTACTGGTCGAGAAGCTGCTGCAGCGGTGGCGCTTTGGGCAGGAGCTGCTTCACTATATCTCGGCTGATATTAGGAGCTTCTTTCATCCGCAGTTTACTCAAAATCTGAGATTTAATCGCGTTTAATCGCATGGTTTTGATCTGCTGCCGGACCTCGCAGGTTGCGCACTGCTCCGTGTCTTCTGGGCTGGTAGCGGAGGGCTGCTGGTGCGTCTCTTGGTCACTCAAAACTACTGGACCCAAAGCAATCAGCAAGCCAAGATACAGCACAATCTGAGAGAGATGCATTGTCTCTAAAGTGTGcagtttggtttaaaaagatcCCTCGGTGTGTGCTGGACCTAATGCGCGACTGGACTGAGTTTGGATTAATGTCCCACACTGATAGGCATCATACTTTATTAGCGCACACCTTTTTATACTCCAACTTTAGCCTCTTTTGTGTCGTCAAAAACTATGATTGGCTGGACAGGCAACAATGAATTTTAACCGACTGacatgaaaactttttttcgTTGTCAAACCATAAAGGGATGGAGACTGTGAGCATGTGCTCAACGTGTCCACAGATGGATAAATTCACTTTTCTTACAGTGATTGCGCAATGAGCGCAGGGGCGCAGACTGGACTCTCAGTTATAGGCTGTGTAAAGTTGTGATGAATCTGATGGCGTTCACCAccacataaaaatatcaaaataacaaaacagcCTACTAATATCTACTGCATGTTACGAAAGAAAGCAAGATAGGTGGATTGTGTATGGAATAGGACGCTCGCTCCAAAAGAATACACCTTTAAATCAACTGTTTTTATCAAATTTGCGTTTTTAACTGCGAATTATCTTTGATGGCAGATACATGGGCGCTGCTGTTTCTGCCTGGTTGTGGAAATACATTTCATCcttgagaagaaaaaaaaacagttacagtTTGAGCCAGAAGAAATCAAGTCCTTCTCGTCTGTTTAGATCAAGTTCTCATTAAAGAAACTGATTATCAGCCCATGTTAAGTCAAAACTgacaaagacttaaaaaattCAGCAAATATAAAGAAAACCCTCAGTCCAGTATTTGTCCAAATCCTTACCGGTGAAACCTGGTTGTAGCACATGAATAGATAGTGCCATCGTGTGGCAAGTTAACATCATTCACATCAGAAATGCCAACATCTCCAACAGTCACATAGAGACCTGAATGTTTCTGATGATTTGAACAGGAAAATGAATTGAAAAATAGGTTGAAAAACGCATTTTTTTATTCTCCAGGTACATTCAGATTCAACTCATCAGTCTTTTTAAGTGTTTGACATTCATGCGTTGCAGCATGAAGACAGCGGTGAGAGAATTGAACACGTTACCCTCCAAAGACCAAATGATCCACATACAGGACACTAATTATTAGCTTTCTCTGGACGACTCTAATCAAATCTGAATTGATAAAGTTCACAATATTCATCTTATAAAACCTCGCACTAACAGCATGGCTCTTTAGGAATAAGAGAATGCGTTAGAAATGAATAAAGGCAACATAGATATCCAGCTAGATAAAAGGCAGTTTCATAAGTTGGTAGATCTTACACTGACATACATTACAGGGGCATAAATATCGACGGTGCAAGCGGTGccggttgcactggggcccatggggtggGGGGTCCCATAGAGAGAGTGGTTGGAgggcccttgcaagtgattcaaCTTGCCACCTCAGAAATACGCCTGTGTTCAAATAAGAACTcacctgaaaaaacaaaagctgattTCTGTTGTATGTTGCCCACCAGAAGGCATACCCATCTCCAtcagtgtgtctgttttttcttttgcgAAATAGTCAGTAgaaatctataacaaaattatatgtACATTTGACATAAACTCTATACacaataaataaactattttaaaatccattgaatgaatatttttgtatttgatttgttttgttttttgtcatgcaCAGATTTGCAGTGATGATTGGTAACATTGGTTCATGTTGTCCAACATTAAGTCTGTATTTGATCATATGATGATACTATTAAATATGGTAGCTGTTTCATCACAAAATCTGGCACAAGGGCCcatcataatagtgtgcactggggcccatccaAACTACTGTATGCCACTGATACATAAGCTACTTATATATTAGCTTAATGTTTATGTGCACTGTGACAAATTCCTGAATTGCTTATTATTGAGATAACTTACACATTTTCATCATAATATAAGTATTATTAAAGAATGCATAGTAAtataagacaaacaaaaaaagattagtaatttatgcatttattcattttctgtgactGCTTACCCTGTTAGGGGTTGTGGGGCTcctgggcaagaggcggggtacaccctggacagtcACTACTGAAACAGTGTAGTTAAGTGGTTTTATGAAGCATGTATAGGtttaaaatttcatttaaatACAGTCACTCTACTGCTACAACCATTCCAGTGTACAGGGACAGATGTAAAATGTCTAAATatctaaaatataaatatttagtTAATAAAGTACTCAAAATGATTTCTGTTATTGTGATTATTCAtttctttaaacacacacacacacacacaaaaaaatcacctaTAAGCTACTTGACAAAAGATAAGGGAAGTCCTCAAGTTATAATGTGGTAGTCCAGAATTGATGGAATCATTCCAAGTCACAGTTGTGGAAAGTTCAAAGGTCACTTCCATCTGTGTCGTCTACAGGGCTCTTTTCCTGTTGACTGTTAGCACGCAACTGATAATCATTAACGTAGCATGTAATCTAATTAATAGATTTTTTGAATATAAATGAAAGGACTTGGTAACTGTTGTTACATGTGTCCCATGTGTTGGTCACATATATTATTCACAGTAGTATATTAATTTGAAGTCAAACAAATTTTTACGTGCCAACTTTTGATTGAGTCCCAAATGAGATACTGTGAAAAACCTGTAAGAAAAAGTTCTGATTGGTAGTTTAACTGATTGTCATTTTGTTCCACTAATCATGATACAGTGCagctgtaattttgtttttaataatgtaAATAGCAACTGCTGTGTGCAGGTAAAAAAGTAGTGAGATATTTTGGCTCAGGGAACTTCAGTGATCTTATTTAATTCTGCTGTCCATTGTGTGAGTATACAACAAAATTTAAGTGATAGATATTCCACCTGTTCTTCCTTTTAGTGACCAGTTTATGTCAGAAGAGGCTGCTGTAAACATTTCATTGCGACTGTGCATGCATTAACCAATTAAGGCTTGGCACGCACTTGCCCTTTACATTAAATAGACTACCATATTCTTGTAAGAGTAGCCGAAGCAGTGGGAATAACTGGTTATACACCTTAGTAATGGTAGTTGTCCTTATAGGCTGTATTTCTATATCTTTACAGTCAATATACTACATAccgtgtgtgtatttctgttatCTCAATTATGGACATACAGTATCTGTATAAGTGAAAGATGTATTTAGTGTATATAGATTttatattactttattttttattttatctcatttttatttttgtaatattttcatCCTTCTTTAGCACTAAATcatctttgtttgttgttgttgttgttttttttgcttttttgtatCTTGCTTCTGACTCTTGAGCTGCTGTAATATGTGCATTTCCCCagtgtgggattaataaagtcttATCCTATCTAGATAATTTGGTTTATAGCCTAACTGTGGTTAGTTAGCCAGTGTGTTAGACGAGCCTAGTCTTAGTCACTTTTACTTCACCAATGAGTTAATTTAGTGATAATATGACATAATTTCTTCCATAGCACATGAAGGGTAGGATATAATCATTTGCCTTTTGATTTAGTTAAGCCAGTGGTGGAATGATCATTTGTAAGAGAGACTGGGGATGGTTGCAACAAGTTGTATTCCTCCAATCCAAAACATGCTAGAGTGATAAGACCCATACTGCATATACAAAGAATAaaatctggtgactgtggaggccattgtaGTACAGTGAACTTGTTGTCATGTTCaggaaaccagtttgagatgatttgagctttgtggcATGGCGTGTTGTCCTGCTGGAAGTCGCCTCCAGAAGATCCAGGTACACTGTgctcataaagggatggacatggtcagcaacaatacaaTGCTCAATTGGTACTAAGGAAATATCCCCCAAaacattacaccaccaccagcagcctgaaccgttgaaggcaggatggatccatgctttcatgttgtttatgacaaATTCTGATCCTACCATCTGactgtcacagcagaaataGAGACTCATCAGACAAGGagacatttttccaatcttttAGTGTCCAATTTTGCTGAGCCTGTGCatattgtagcctcagtttcctgttcttagCTGACAGTAGcagcacctggtgtggtcttctgctgctgtagcccatctgctttaAAGTTCGATGTGTTGTTCgctcagagatggtcttctgcataccttggcTGTAACCACTACTTagttgagttactgttgcctttctatcatcttgaaccagtgtggccattctcctctgacctttggcatcaacaaggcattctCACCCAGaaaactgctgctcactggagaCTTTCTCTTtttggaccatcctctgtaaaccctagagatggctgTGCATGAAAATctcagtagatcagcagtttctgaaaaactcagaccagcccgtatTGCACCAACAACCGTgtcatgttcaaagtcacttaaatcaactttcttccccattctgatgctcggtttgaacttcagcaggttgtcttgagCATGTCTgcatgcactgagttgctgccacatgattggctgattagctatttgtgttaacaagCAGAACCGgcgtacctaataaagtggctggtgagggTATATGAAAATGGGCTGATTCCTTTGTCTGTTTACCAAAAGTAACACTTTTCACAGTTTTATAATACAGGTAGTCCAAAGACCACTAAATGTCACCCTCATCAAAAAAGGTAGTGGCTCTCAGAAGTTTTAACACAGATGTTTGCAGGTGAAGAGagcaaacattttgaagttGCATTGATGTGTGTGACCTTCTAGGGACCAGAAAAAAGCTGTGTGCCAGCCAACCCCAATCTCTCCTACTTTtaacttcactacatttatgtttgtttctttttcttaatccttcattattttattttattttatttcaatttattttattttattttgttttgttttattgtgcagTTCTTCTCAGTGTGGCCTCCAGGTGTCAGTGTTGCACCAGCCCGGTGCAGAGCCGCTGTCAGTGCGCAGCGTCTGGACTCTCTCTCCTCTTGAGCACCGCTGCAGCTCGGTAGCTACCGCGGAGTGTCGTCGCGCTGAAGTCAGTCCAGACATCTGATTTCCTCTGTGCTGAGGAGATCCACTCGGGGTTGACCAGCGTGAAGGCAACAGGGAAACCGTCTGGCTCACTAGCCTGGGATTTTTCCCCTCCTCAGAGATTATTTTGAAATCTGTTGCGGAGCGCTTCATTACACAGAAACCAAAAGCAGCGGGCAGCTGTAACAACTTAGGAGATAATTTTGTTTCCTTCCACGCTGCACACAATCAATAAGGTTCAAGTGGGAGTCGCTCGGATGCTGTTAGAAGAGCTGGGGAGAGGGCAGAAGCACCGGCGCGACACCAGATGATGTCCGGATTATTATTTACTTGAACGACCTTGGGTTATTTCTTCTGTCGCcggattattatttttgttttgttggaatGGAGCAAACCCAGACGCATTTGCCACACTCTGTTAAAAGTATGTACAGCTCTACAGGATCACTGCACACACTGTTGACATATTCATTTTAATCTCATGTTTGCAGAGGTATTTCCATTGAGGCTCAGAACAGGTTTGCACAGTGTTATTCAAACAAATCAGTCATCAGGTTTAATCCAAACCCAATGTGTCTGTCTGACAGCTAATGGATGCTCCCACACTTATTGCATATTAACATTAAGCCACGTTTACCACTATTGAAATACACTGGCATAATATCAGATCTGGCAGAGGATTTTGTGACAGTTCAGATTCCTGTGTTGACGTGCTGCACCTCCAAATGTTTTACTCACAGGGAGACTCCCCGCTCTGCATAAATCATTCATGGCCTGCATGTTGTGTAGACTACAGCATGCAGCTTTCTGAATGAAGCACATGTTTGCTGTGCGCCAAGGCCTGTAGTCCTAGAAAAGGAGCTGTCACTGTGAATCAGGCTGCGAGGCTCGGTTAGTGGAACAGATGGGAGACACAGGCTTACAACAAAACAGCATCAGTGCACTCAAGCTAGAGACAGACGTCCCTGTGTCATACAATACAAAATAGGCCGAGGGATTGAGTCATAAAACACTGTGAGGTTGGGGGGGGTGAATGAGTAACACTTGATGTGCAGAGGAGCAGAAAAATAAGACTGCAGAGGTGAGCCACCAGAGGCCTTAACCTCAAGCCAGTCATTGGAGCCCGGGTCACACAGTTGCCACGACCACTGTGAAAATCTTTCACAATCCTCTCCTCGTTCCCACCATCTGGTATTTGTAGGCTGCCTCTGATGgaaaataaatcactgaaatcctCACGCTATCTCTttccactctctttctctctgcagttGAGGAAAGGATGAGTTCTAGCCAGCAAGGGAGCAGGACTGACTGTTTCAACACCACCAGACCTACACAGGGATGGGCATCCTAGCCAGTCACTCCCCAGTGCCCTCTAAAACACCACCCTCTACAGTGTAATACTGATCGTCACACATGTTGGCACCCAGACATGGATGAGAGTGGGAGTGGATGACAGGAGCGCAAAAGTGACTGCAGCAGATAGAAGTTCAGTGGAAGCACAGAGTTGCTTGTGGGATGTACTAACTGCTCACTtccaaaatcaaaatgaaaacactaaGGTGTGAGTTAGGAATCTAACCAAAGGTTCTCACACCCTACTGCCACCGTACATCTCCCACCCTAAAGTCGATCAATGCCACATCCTCCAGAGTATGGGGTGTGTCAAATCCAAAAGGAGCGACTCTGCAGCCCAAAATGCGAACTCCACAGAGAAGTTGGAAGGCAAATCCAAGGGGGTGAAGGGCGAGAAAGCCTACTTGGTTCACTCAGAGATGGGCCCGGCGGAGAACTCCCCTCAGGTCAGCCCCGTGCTGCTGGAGTACGCCCAGAGGCTGTCCGAGGAGATCGTGTCCCGGGCCGTGCAGCAGTGGGTGGAGGTAGACCGCCGTTACAGCGACATCCCTTACATTGAATGTGATGTGCCATGACACGGGATGGGATGTCACAACAGACAGGCCAGGCCAAGCCGAGACTGCCTTGACCTCAACACTGGAGGTTCTACAAGGCCAATAGTCTCAAACGccttcattcagaatgaatccTTCAAGCACCTACCTGCTCTGAGCAGGAATATGAATGAGCTGTCAGTAATTCAGCTCTGACCTACTTTTGGATTGGATTATATGTACTTGGAGTGAACCTAAAAATCCTCCAAAGCGACCAAAGCACTCTTATCCCATCCACGTTCCTGTGATTATCTGCATCAAAGCTGGAGCCTGGAAAGTCTTCAGCTGGATATCATCTTTCTCAGTCCTTATTTGTCCCCTCTGCCAGTAGGTGTTGGCTCTCTGTGGCTGGACCTCATAATGCAAAGCAAGAAATCCTATCAGATATTGCCTGGAATTGTAATGTTCCTCCTTGCCAGTGAAAGTCTATCCCGTCCATTGATGCTGTCCCAGGGCCAAGATTCCTTCGTCTTACGGAGGAAGCTATTAATAGATCCCTTCATTTGGTGGAGACTCTCACTTGAATGCTTGAAAACCCTCACTGGTATCATCAGGTCAGAAACACACCCAGCTGTCCGGCTCTTTCTGGTCTGAAAAAAAGGCTCAACGAGCTGAAGTCCTCCCTTAATGGCGTCCCTGGAGATCCTGTGGCTGAGCTGCAAAGGGG
Encoded here:
- the mstnb gene encoding growth/differentiation factor 8; amino-acid sequence: MHLSQIVLYLGLLIALGPVVLSDQETHQQPSATSPEDTEQCATCEVRQQIKTMRLNAIKSQILSKLRMKEAPNISRDIVKQLLPKAPPLQQLLDQYDVLGDDNKDVVMEEDDEHATTETIMMMATEPESVVQADGEPKCCFFSFTQKFQANRIVRAQLWVHLRPADEATTVFLQISRLMPVTDGNRHIRIRSLKIDVNAGVSSWQSIDVKQVLTVWLRQPETNWGIEINAFDSRGNDLAVTSAEPGEDGLQPFMEVKISEGPRRVRRDSGLDCDENSPESRCCRYPLTVDFEDFGWDWIIAPKRYKANYCSGECEYMHLQKYPHTHLVNKANPRGTAGPCCTPTKMSPINMLYFNRKEQIIYGKIPSMVVDRCGCS